A DNA window from SAR202 cluster bacterium contains the following coding sequences:
- a CDS encoding LLM class F420-dependent oxidoreductase, translating to MRIGVVFPQTEIGTDPGVVREYIKAAESLGFSHMVAFDHVLGADTSFHTNLRGLYTLEDQFYEPFDLFSYAAAITKKMEFVTGILILPQRQTALVAKQASTLDVLCGGRFRIGVGTGWNFVEYEALGEDFHNRGRRSEEQIALLRALWTQDKVNFEGKWNRIVHAGLRPMPVQRPIPIWLGGSAPEVLDRVGRLGDGWITTTRDTTLGDDFKSKMEIIRTSAEKAGRDASKIGLEAFIDTRDRAPEEWAAAAEKWESYGATHVSLNSMKSGLKPSEHIEAIQRFSEALPSRAKAKDKVRRSTKARSRG from the coding sequence ATGCGGATAGGCGTGGTGTTTCCGCAAACGGAGATTGGCACGGACCCCGGGGTTGTTAGGGAGTACATTAAGGCCGCGGAGTCGCTGGGGTTCAGCCACATGGTGGCCTTTGACCACGTTCTGGGCGCGGACACAAGTTTTCATACAAACCTGCGAGGGCTGTATACGCTGGAGGACCAGTTTTATGAGCCTTTCGATCTGTTCAGCTATGCGGCGGCTATTACGAAGAAGATGGAGTTTGTGACGGGCATTTTGATTCTGCCGCAGCGGCAGACGGCGCTAGTGGCGAAGCAGGCGTCGACGCTGGATGTGCTGTGCGGGGGTCGGTTCAGGATCGGTGTGGGAACGGGCTGGAATTTTGTTGAGTACGAGGCGCTAGGAGAGGACTTTCACAATCGCGGGAGGCGCAGCGAGGAGCAGATTGCGCTGCTGAGGGCGTTGTGGACGCAGGACAAGGTAAATTTTGAAGGGAAGTGGAATCGTATTGTACACGCGGGGTTGCGGCCTATGCCGGTGCAGCGGCCTATTCCGATATGGCTGGGCGGCAGCGCGCCGGAGGTGCTGGACAGGGTGGGCCGCCTGGGAGACGGGTGGATAACGACGACTCGTGACACAACCCTGGGGGACGATTTCAAGTCTAAGATGGAGATTATCAGGACGAGTGCGGAAAAGGCGGGAAGAGACGCGAGCAAGATAGGTCTGGAGGCGTTCATCGATACCAGAGACAGGGCGCCGGAGGAGTGGGCGGCGGCGGCGGAGAAGTGGGAGAGCTACGGGGCGACGCACGTGAGCCTGAACAGTATGAAGTCGGGGCTCAAGCCGTCGGAGCATATTGAGGCGATTCAGAGGTTTAGCGAGGCGCTGCCGTCGAGGGCGAAGGCGAAGGATAAGGTTAGGCGAAGCACTAAGGCGAGGAGCAGAGGATAG
- a CDS encoding DEAD/DEAH box helicase, with translation MLQGFLELNLHSRVLRALEAMGFEEPTPVQGQVIPHLLDGKDVIVQAQTGSGKTAAYGIPIAQKVDLSQPKIQALVLSPTRELALQVSVHLSQIGQFLGLRVVPVYGGQSYHHQTRAIRAGAHVVVATPGRLLDLMEQRVISLSNIRILILDEADEMLAMGFQEDVERILDQAPQDRQTALFSATMPQEIIRLANSFLHEPQRVILTKPRAVTVETVEQSYYMVPRPFKIEALTQLLDLTSPQLALVFCATKQMAADLGRELQSRGYRAAALHGDMTQAQRESVMAACRAGHHEVLVATDVAARGLDIPEVSHVFNFDIPQDADRYVHRIGRTARAGRAGEAITLISPRESGLFRTIQQTVGTRIGRKELPTAAEIEERERAGMVTEMEQALLDGQWSAYRPLVEQLAQRHDPLDLAAAALNRAFGPAKPRQEIPRVRAEEPSQRRGPRGRSTRPFHKRPGGGQGRHPRRR, from the coding sequence ATGCTCCAAGGATTCCTCGAACTAAACCTCCACTCCCGCGTCCTCCGAGCCCTGGAGGCTATGGGCTTCGAAGAGCCTACCCCCGTCCAGGGCCAAGTCATCCCCCACCTCCTCGACGGCAAGGACGTCATCGTCCAAGCCCAGACCGGCAGCGGCAAGACCGCCGCCTATGGCATCCCCATTGCCCAGAAAGTGGACCTCTCACAGCCCAAAATCCAGGCCCTGGTCCTCAGCCCCACCCGCGAGCTTGCCCTCCAGGTCTCCGTCCACCTCAGTCAGATCGGCCAGTTCCTAGGCCTGCGAGTCGTCCCCGTCTACGGCGGCCAGTCGTACCACCACCAGACCCGCGCCATCCGCGCCGGCGCCCACGTCGTCGTCGCCACCCCGGGCCGCCTCCTCGACCTCATGGAGCAGCGTGTTATCTCTTTGTCCAACATACGAATTCTCATCCTCGACGAGGCCGATGAAATGCTCGCCATGGGCTTCCAGGAGGACGTTGAACGCATCCTCGACCAGGCCCCCCAAGACCGGCAGACCGCCCTCTTCTCCGCCACCATGCCTCAGGAGATCATCCGCCTCGCCAATTCCTTCCTCCACGAACCCCAGCGCGTCATCCTCACCAAGCCCCGCGCCGTCACCGTCGAGACCGTCGAGCAGTCCTACTACATGGTGCCTCGCCCCTTCAAAATCGAAGCCCTCACCCAGCTCCTCGACCTCACCTCTCCGCAGCTTGCCCTCGTCTTCTGCGCCACCAAGCAAATGGCCGCCGATCTGGGCCGCGAGCTTCAGTCGCGAGGCTACCGCGCCGCCGCCCTCCATGGCGACATGACCCAGGCCCAGCGGGAGTCCGTCATGGCGGCCTGCCGCGCCGGTCACCACGAAGTCCTCGTCGCCACCGATGTCGCCGCCCGCGGCCTCGATATCCCGGAGGTCTCCCACGTCTTCAACTTCGATATCCCCCAGGACGCCGACCGCTACGTCCACCGCATTGGCCGCACCGCCCGCGCCGGTCGCGCCGGCGAGGCTATAACCCTCATCAGCCCCCGCGAAAGCGGCCTCTTTCGCACCATCCAGCAGACCGTCGGCACCCGCATCGGCCGCAAAGAGCTCCCTACCGCCGCCGAAATCGAAGAACGCGAGCGCGCCGGCATGGTCACCGAGATGGAGCAGGCCCTCCTAGACGGCCAGTGGAGCGCCTACCGCCCCCTCGTCGAGCAACTCGCCCAACGTCACGACCCCCTGGACCTGGCCGCCGCCGCCCTCAACCGGGCCTTCGGCCCTGCCAAACCCCGCCAGGAAATCCCCCGCGTTCGCGCCGAGGAACCCTCACAGCGCCGTGGCCCCCGGGGCCGCTCCACCCGACCCTTCCACAAACGGCCCGGTGGCGGCCAGGGCCGCCACCCACGCCGCCGCTAG
- a CDS encoding MFS transporter → MQPSSRLPLLDVLRNRNFRFLWGTGVVSATVEMSEILVLSWLVLQLTDSAWYVALVGVCRTGSMFAFSLFSGALGDRFDRRRIMMVIECINIAVVASIIAILAADFIQPWHLFIAAVIRGGVRSFDNTCRRALTFQVVQSRTLIQAVSLDHVAFSTGKIVGPISMGALLQVTDTAVSAYSAIAAFHLVSLFCLFMVKVDPASPAPPRRPVLASITEGMRHAFSTPPIAGVLAITVPMNTIFQYQLFIPVIARDHLHVGPGLMGLLAAADGIGFIIGSVAIGLWGHLIKYHGRIFLIGSLGVCVLLAAFAVSPWYPLSFLLLVAVGFSQVGFSTMQAGILLLASPQNFHGRVFGAQQVAVGTGNFGSLQIGALAAVYEAPAALAANGIVGAALLLIIALLMPALRRPLPGAHPPPTPALHPSLPQPTSPSAKTSHHK, encoded by the coding sequence ATGCAACCCTCCTCTCGACTGCCCCTCCTTGACGTTCTGCGGAACCGCAACTTCCGATTCCTCTGGGGCACCGGCGTCGTTTCCGCCACCGTGGAAATGTCGGAAATCCTGGTCCTAAGCTGGCTCGTCCTCCAGCTTACCGACTCGGCTTGGTATGTAGCCCTCGTCGGCGTCTGCCGCACCGGCTCTATGTTCGCCTTCAGCCTCTTCTCCGGCGCCCTCGGCGACCGCTTCGACCGCCGTCGCATCATGATGGTTATCGAATGCATAAACATCGCCGTCGTCGCTTCCATCATCGCCATCCTCGCTGCCGACTTTATCCAGCCGTGGCACCTCTTCATCGCCGCTGTTATTCGAGGCGGCGTCCGCTCCTTCGACAACACCTGCCGACGTGCCCTAACCTTCCAGGTAGTCCAGTCCCGCACCCTCATCCAAGCCGTCTCCCTGGACCATGTAGCCTTCAGCACGGGTAAAATCGTCGGCCCCATCTCCATGGGCGCCCTCCTCCAAGTGACCGACACCGCCGTCTCCGCCTACTCCGCCATCGCCGCCTTCCACCTGGTTTCCCTTTTCTGTCTCTTCATGGTCAAAGTCGACCCGGCCTCCCCCGCTCCTCCCCGCCGCCCCGTCCTCGCCAGCATCACCGAAGGTATGCGGCACGCCTTCTCCACTCCACCCATCGCCGGCGTCCTCGCCATCACCGTTCCCATGAACACCATCTTTCAGTACCAACTATTCATACCCGTCATCGCCCGGGACCACCTCCACGTCGGCCCCGGCCTCATGGGCCTCCTTGCCGCCGCCGACGGTATCGGCTTCATCATCGGCTCCGTCGCCATTGGGCTATGGGGCCACCTCATCAAATATCATGGCCGGATATTCCTCATCGGCTCCCTTGGCGTCTGCGTCCTCTTGGCCGCCTTTGCCGTATCTCCCTGGTATCCCCTCTCCTTCCTCCTCCTGGTAGCCGTAGGCTTCTCTCAGGTCGGCTTCTCCACCATGCAGGCCGGAATCCTCCTTCTCGCCAGCCCCCAGAACTTCCACGGACGAGTTTTTGGCGCTCAGCAAGTCGCCGTCGGCACCGGCAACTTCGGCAGCCTCCAGATTGGCGCCCTCGCCGCCGTCTACGAAGCCCCCGCCGCCCTCGCCGCCAACGGCATCGTGGGCGCGGCCCTCCTCCTCATCATCGCCCTCCTCATGCCCGCCCTCCGGCGTCCCCTCCCGGGCGCCCACCCTCCCCCGACGCCAGCCCTCCACCCGTCCCTGCCCCAACCCACCTCCCCATCGGCAAAAACCTCCCACCATAAATAA
- a CDS encoding GMC family oxidoreductase, protein MKPSRDIMKHHTGPVDVCIVGAGAAGSTLAKTLAEGGMSVVVLEAGPWLDTQQDFVNDELAMLGKIDWDDLRISGGNHPISLGRINTGRAVGGSTIHFTSIKLRLHPQDFLRGSMQGSGPDWPLTYDDLSPYYRKAEEFLSVFGPHHFPWGGFHGPYPHGELPLSAGDEVIARGFEKLGMRWTMSPHAILTGTKDGRSPCMYYGFCVNGCKSDAQSTALVTWIPAAVRAGAEVRDNSFALRINVDDNGHAKSVTYLHEGREAEQQAKIIIVSCYSIETPRLLLNSATGQCPDGLCNRSGQVGRNLMVHPQTEVYGRFPGPMDHFITPLVGIISQDPYGTQKGRDFTGGYSMVRNAHFPIDFIATLLTGRPDLWGKKMFDVMDHYTHWTSLVTMNEMLPRQDNRVTLARETDKNGVPVAHVTMSYDDNDNKMLQAAARHGEEVLRAGGADEILHTTGSGHLLGTCRMGMDPNTSVVDPFCRSHDVRNLFICDGSVFVTAGALNPSLTIEALALRTADHILNRLP, encoded by the coding sequence ATGAAACCCTCCCGCGACATCATGAAACATCACACCGGCCCCGTGGACGTCTGCATCGTCGGCGCCGGCGCCGCTGGCAGTACTCTCGCCAAAACCCTCGCCGAAGGCGGCATGTCTGTCGTTGTCTTAGAAGCCGGCCCCTGGCTCGACACCCAGCAAGACTTCGTCAACGACGAGCTCGCCATGCTCGGCAAGATTGACTGGGACGACCTCCGAATAAGCGGCGGCAACCACCCCATCAGCCTGGGCCGAATCAACACCGGCCGTGCCGTCGGCGGCAGCACGATCCACTTTACCTCCATCAAGCTCCGCCTCCACCCCCAGGACTTCCTCCGAGGCTCTATGCAGGGCAGCGGCCCCGACTGGCCCCTCACCTACGACGACCTCTCCCCCTACTATCGAAAAGCTGAAGAGTTCCTCAGCGTCTTTGGCCCCCACCACTTCCCTTGGGGCGGCTTCCACGGCCCATACCCTCACGGCGAACTCCCCCTCTCCGCCGGCGATGAGGTCATCGCTCGCGGCTTCGAAAAGCTCGGCATGCGATGGACTATGTCACCCCACGCCATACTCACAGGCACAAAAGATGGCCGTAGCCCCTGCATGTACTACGGCTTCTGCGTCAACGGCTGCAAGAGCGACGCCCAGAGCACTGCCCTCGTCACCTGGATCCCCGCCGCCGTCCGCGCTGGCGCTGAAGTCCGCGATAACTCTTTCGCCCTCCGCATCAACGTCGACGACAACGGCCACGCCAAAAGCGTCACCTACCTCCACGAGGGACGAGAGGCCGAGCAGCAGGCCAAAATCATCATCGTAAGTTGCTACTCCATCGAAACTCCCCGATTACTCCTCAACTCCGCCACCGGACAGTGCCCCGACGGCCTCTGCAACCGCAGCGGCCAGGTCGGTCGCAACCTCATGGTTCACCCCCAGACTGAGGTCTATGGCCGCTTCCCAGGGCCCATGGACCACTTCATAACCCCACTTGTCGGCATCATCTCGCAAGACCCTTACGGCACCCAAAAGGGCCGCGACTTTACCGGCGGCTACTCTATGGTCCGCAACGCCCACTTCCCCATCGACTTCATCGCCACCCTCCTCACCGGCAGGCCCGACCTCTGGGGCAAAAAGATGTTCGATGTTATGGACCACTACACCCACTGGACCTCCCTTGTCACCATGAACGAAATGCTCCCCCGCCAGGACAACCGTGTCACCCTGGCCCGCGAGACGGACAAAAACGGCGTGCCCGTGGCTCACGTGACCATGAGCTACGACGATAACGACAATAAAATGCTCCAAGCCGCCGCCCGCCACGGCGAGGAAGTCCTGCGCGCCGGCGGAGCCGATGAAATCCTCCACACCACCGGCTCCGGCCATCTCCTCGGCACCTGCCGTATGGGCATGGACCCCAACACCTCCGTCGTCGACCCCTTCTGCCGCTCCCACGACGTGAGAAACCTCTTCATCTGCGACGGCAGCGTCTTCGTCACCGCCGGCGCCCTCAACCCCAGCCTCACCATAGAAGCCCTAGCCCTCCGCACCGCCGACCACATCCTTAACCGCCTTCCTTGA
- a CDS encoding alpha/beta hydrolase, translated as MAQSWKEEFIDYEGAKLQVLKGGRGAPLLVLHGVGGSQGWLGFHEALSKHFTVHAPSHPGYNKSERVGWVDSITALAHYYHGLIRHLGFGEYYLMGSSMGGWLAAEMASMRQDGIKKMALGAPVGIRPKKGEIAELFLTPRSEVEKLRFYDTKQIPNYEQTYGRKLTAEEQNVERQNREMSQRLCWQPYMHNPNLPQYLKKVSTPTLIVWGKQDAIVPVECAELFHQAMVNSKVQIIDKCGHVPQVEKPREFLEAVEEFLTSK; from the coding sequence ATGGCGCAGAGTTGGAAGGAAGAGTTTATTGATTACGAGGGCGCTAAGCTGCAGGTGCTGAAGGGAGGCAGGGGCGCGCCATTGCTTGTCCTGCACGGGGTGGGAGGGAGTCAGGGGTGGCTGGGGTTCCATGAGGCGCTGTCTAAGCATTTCACGGTACACGCGCCGTCGCATCCGGGATACAACAAGTCGGAGAGGGTAGGGTGGGTGGACTCGATAACAGCGCTGGCGCACTATTATCACGGGCTGATACGGCACCTAGGATTCGGAGAGTATTACTTGATGGGGTCTTCGATGGGAGGGTGGCTGGCGGCGGAGATGGCGTCGATGCGGCAGGACGGGATAAAGAAGATGGCGCTGGGGGCGCCGGTGGGGATTCGGCCAAAGAAAGGGGAGATTGCGGAGCTGTTCCTGACGCCGAGGTCGGAGGTGGAGAAGCTGAGGTTTTATGACACGAAGCAGATACCAAACTACGAGCAGACCTATGGTCGGAAGCTGACGGCGGAGGAGCAGAACGTGGAGAGGCAGAACAGGGAGATGTCGCAGAGGCTGTGCTGGCAGCCGTACATGCACAACCCGAACCTGCCGCAGTATTTGAAGAAGGTGAGCACGCCGACGTTGATTGTCTGGGGGAAGCAGGACGCGATTGTGCCGGTGGAGTGCGCGGAGCTTTTTCATCAGGCGATGGTGAATTCCAAGGTGCAGATTATCGATAAGTGCGGGCATGTGCCGCAGGTGGAGAAGCCGAGGGAGTTTTTGGAGGCGGTGGAGGAGTTTTTGACGAGTAAGTAG
- a CDS encoding gluconate 2-dehydrogenase subunit 3 family protein — translation MPTRYSPDEYQKLMQRWDGVERQVIENRLKTNYSRPRLEQFSDDEATTLAAILQRLIPQDEGIDLVGFLDWAVGKPLGRGDRQPDMPDEPELFHQGLQGISQTAQAKFSKPFLQLSLDQQDEVLRSIQKGHAEGQVWQRIPSSAFFLRLYAKALMGYFAHPKAWMRIGFPGPAYPEGYLWLTAGQTKQRHRRQPGWDKF, via the coding sequence ATGCCCACCCGCTACTCCCCAGACGAATACCAAAAGCTGATGCAACGATGGGACGGCGTCGAGCGGCAAGTCATCGAAAATCGCCTCAAGACCAACTATTCACGCCCTCGCCTTGAGCAGTTTTCTGATGACGAAGCCACCACCCTTGCCGCCATCCTCCAGCGCCTCATCCCCCAAGACGAAGGCATCGACCTCGTCGGCTTCCTCGACTGGGCTGTCGGCAAGCCCCTGGGCCGCGGCGACCGCCAGCCCGACATGCCCGACGAACCAGAACTCTTCCATCAAGGCCTCCAGGGCATAAGCCAGACCGCCCAGGCCAAATTCAGCAAGCCCTTCCTCCAACTCTCACTAGACCAGCAAGATGAAGTCCTACGCTCCATCCAGAAAGGCCATGCGGAAGGCCAGGTCTGGCAGCGCATCCCCAGCAGCGCCTTCTTCCTCCGGTTATATGCCAAAGCCCTCATGGGATACTTCGCCCACCCCAAAGCCTGGATGCGCATCGGCTTCCCCGGCCCCGCCTACCCTGAAGGCTACCTCTGGCTCACTGCCGGGCAGACAAAACAACGCCACCGCCGCCAACCCGGCTGGGACAAATTCTAA
- a CDS encoding leucine--tRNA ligase, producing the protein MTTRHHTEIRYPATEIDKKWQERWQRDGINKVNDNDPRPKRYELTMYPYPSGDLHIGHWYAMAPSDAHARFKRMQGHNVLHPMGFDAFGLPAENAAIKRGIHPYAWTIDNIQRMRGQLRSMGAIYDWDREVVCCLPKYYRWNQWFFLQLFKAGLAYRAKAPVNWCPSCQTVLANEQVVNGACERCDTLVTRRDLEQWFFRITKYADKLLDFSGLLDWPEKILTMQRNWIGRSEGVEISFDISHYRLPEREIRTFTTRIDTIFGVSFVVLAPEHPLVEKLTTPQQKAAVQTYVDEARRLSEIDRLAADKVKTGVPLGSYAVNRLNNQRIPIFTADYVLTTYGTGAVMGVPAHDQRDYEFAAKYQLPIVTVIKPPYGQQAPQGRAYEDEGIIANSGLFTGLPSAQAKGDITAQVEMKQWGRRRITYRVRDWLISRQRYWGTPIPIIYCPKDGIVPIPEADLPVLLPPDAEFKPTGESPLATHPSFSHTTCPTCGGDARRETDTMDTFVDSSWYFLRYTSPGYDQGAFDPAKVKKWMPVDQYTGGAEHAVMHLLYARFFIKALRDIGLVDFGEPFLRLFNQGTIISGGAKMSKSRGNVIAPDDYVSSLGADVVRAYLMFIGPWDQGGDWTDTGINGSARWLNRVWELAQRNLSDLPTQNDDTPTRRFLHQTIQKVHDDLDKFKFNTAIASLMEFGNHLSKAWEEKSVSGPMWHEAIKNMLLMMAPMTPHIAEELWERAGHPYSIHNKPFPKWDPQLAAEDVVTLVIQVNGRVRDKIEAPASVTEDQAKALALASDKVQSFINGQQVKKAIYVPGRLINLVVG; encoded by the coding sequence ATGACCACTCGCCACCACACCGAAATCCGCTACCCCGCCACCGAAATCGATAAGAAGTGGCAGGAGCGATGGCAGCGCGACGGTATCAACAAAGTCAACGACAACGACCCTCGACCCAAGCGCTATGAGCTCACCATGTACCCTTACCCATCCGGCGACCTCCACATCGGCCACTGGTACGCCATGGCCCCCTCCGACGCCCACGCTCGGTTTAAGCGCATGCAAGGCCACAACGTCCTCCACCCCATGGGCTTTGATGCCTTCGGTCTCCCCGCTGAAAACGCCGCCATCAAACGCGGCATCCACCCCTACGCCTGGACCATCGACAACATCCAGCGCATGCGCGGCCAGCTCCGCTCCATGGGCGCCATCTACGACTGGGACCGCGAGGTCGTCTGCTGCCTCCCCAAATACTACAGGTGGAACCAGTGGTTCTTCCTCCAGCTATTCAAGGCCGGCCTCGCCTACCGCGCCAAGGCCCCCGTCAACTGGTGCCCCTCTTGCCAGACCGTCCTCGCCAACGAGCAGGTCGTCAACGGCGCCTGTGAGCGATGCGACACCCTCGTCACCCGCCGCGACCTGGAGCAGTGGTTCTTCCGCATCACCAAGTACGCCGACAAGCTCCTCGACTTTTCCGGCCTCCTCGACTGGCCCGAAAAAATCCTCACCATGCAGCGCAACTGGATCGGACGCAGCGAGGGCGTGGAAATCTCCTTCGACATCTCCCACTACCGACTCCCCGAAAGAGAAATCCGCACCTTTACTACCCGCATCGACACTATCTTCGGCGTCTCCTTCGTCGTCCTTGCCCCTGAACACCCCCTGGTGGAAAAGCTCACCACCCCTCAGCAAAAAGCCGCCGTCCAGACCTACGTCGATGAAGCCCGCCGCCTCTCTGAAATCGACCGCCTCGCCGCCGACAAGGTCAAGACCGGCGTCCCCCTCGGCTCCTACGCCGTCAACCGCCTCAACAACCAGCGCATCCCCATCTTCACCGCCGACTATGTCCTCACTACCTACGGCACCGGCGCCGTCATGGGCGTCCCCGCCCACGACCAGCGCGACTATGAGTTCGCCGCCAAATACCAACTCCCCATCGTCACCGTTATCAAGCCGCCCTACGGACAGCAGGCCCCCCAGGGCCGCGCCTACGAGGACGAAGGGATCATAGCCAACTCCGGCCTCTTCACAGGCCTCCCCTCCGCCCAGGCCAAGGGCGACATCACTGCCCAGGTCGAAATGAAGCAATGGGGCCGCCGTCGTATCACCTACCGAGTCCGCGACTGGCTCATCTCCCGCCAGCGATATTGGGGCACCCCCATTCCCATCATCTACTGCCCCAAAGATGGCATCGTCCCCATCCCCGAGGCCGACCTCCCCGTCCTCCTCCCCCCTGACGCCGAGTTTAAGCCCACCGGCGAGTCCCCTCTCGCCACCCATCCCTCCTTCTCCCATACAACCTGCCCCACCTGCGGCGGCGACGCCCGCCGCGAGACCGACACCATGGACACCTTCGTGGACTCCTCCTGGTACTTCCTTCGATACACCAGCCCCGGCTACGACCAGGGTGCCTTCGACCCCGCCAAGGTCAAGAAGTGGATGCCCGTGGACCAGTATACCGGCGGCGCCGAACACGCCGTCATGCACCTCCTCTACGCCCGCTTCTTTATCAAGGCCCTGCGAGACATTGGCCTCGTCGACTTCGGCGAACCCTTCCTCCGTCTATTTAACCAGGGCACCATAATCTCCGGCGGCGCCAAAATGAGCAAATCGCGAGGCAACGTCATCGCCCCCGACGACTACGTCTCCTCCCTCGGCGCCGATGTCGTCCGCGCCTACCTCATGTTCATTGGCCCCTGGGACCAGGGCGGTGACTGGACCGATACCGGCATCAACGGCTCCGCCCGCTGGCTTAACCGGGTCTGGGAGCTGGCCCAACGCAACCTGTCTGATCTACCGACCCAGAATGATGACACACCTACGCGCCGTTTCTTACACCAGACCATCCAAAAAGTCCACGACGACCTGGACAAGTTCAAGTTCAACACCGCCATCGCCTCTCTTATGGAGTTCGGCAACCACCTCTCCAAAGCCTGGGAGGAAAAAAGTGTCAGCGGCCCCATGTGGCATGAGGCCATCAAAAATATGCTCCTCATGATGGCCCCCATGACCCCCCATATCGCCGAAGAACTGTGGGAGCGCGCCGGCCACCCCTACTCTATCCACAACAAACCGTTCCCCAAATGGGACCCCCAACTCGCCGCTGAGGACGTGGTCACCCTCGTCATTCAAGTCAACGGCCGCGTCCGCGACAAAATCGAAGCCCCCGCCTCCGTCACCGAAGACCAGGCCAAAGCCCTCGCCCTGGCCAGCGACAAAGTCCAGTCCTTCATCAACGGCCAGCAAGTCAAAAAAGCCATCTACGTCCCCGGCCGCCTCATCAACCTCGTCGTCGGCTAG
- a CDS encoding MFS transporter — protein sequence MNLHLPTPSVMRDRNFRLLWTAGTIANSGELAETIVVGWLVLQLGGSAWEIALVALSRTAFMFAFSVFAGAIGDRIDRRILMAASHGANVTAVASILVLLITGDIQIWHLYALGAVHGITRAFDNTSRRAVMFQIVGAKGLMQAISMEHMGFSTGRIVAPIIAGLLLEVTDSAISNFAVLLGLYSISLYSVFNLRVKGLQDKKPSTPVLSSIVEGFRYAYTTPVIAAVLCVSMVMNVLFQYNVFIPVVAQDYLHVGETLMGLLAAADGIGKVSGSIVASVLVGKIKRHGRIYLLGSLGLSLSLLGFALSPWYALSFFLLVALGFSQIGFSTMQSGIILMSTPTKLHGRVMGVQQLAVGTGQLGSLELGAMVALIGVPATLAVNAAVAILLLGLIAVFMPALRRPLQRLPDEPQPPVPSTPSGRGPSEVLRQKADRVEGPAAPCPTDVN from the coding sequence ATGAACCTCCACCTCCCCACCCCATCCGTCATGCGCGACCGCAACTTCCGCCTCCTTTGGACCGCCGGCACCATCGCCAACTCCGGCGAGCTTGCTGAGACCATCGTCGTGGGCTGGCTCGTCCTCCAGCTCGGGGGCTCCGCCTGGGAAATCGCCCTCGTCGCCCTCAGCCGCACCGCCTTCATGTTCGCCTTCTCCGTCTTCGCCGGTGCCATCGGCGACCGCATCGATCGGCGAATCCTCATGGCCGCCTCCCACGGCGCCAACGTCACCGCCGTCGCAAGCATCCTTGTCCTCCTTATCACCGGCGACATCCAAATCTGGCACCTCTACGCCCTCGGTGCTGTCCACGGCATCACCCGCGCTTTCGACAACACCAGCCGGCGCGCCGTCATGTTCCAGATCGTTGGCGCCAAAGGCCTCATGCAGGCCATTTCCATGGAGCACATGGGCTTCAGCACCGGACGCATCGTTGCCCCCATCATTGCCGGTCTCCTCTTGGAAGTCACCGACAGCGCCATCAGCAACTTTGCCGTGCTTCTAGGTCTTTACTCCATCTCCCTCTACAGCGTCTTCAATCTCCGGGTCAAAGGTCTCCAAGATAAGAAACCCTCCACGCCGGTTCTCAGCAGCATTGTGGAAGGGTTTAGATACGCCTACACCACTCCCGTCATCGCCGCCGTCCTCTGCGTCAGCATGGTCATGAACGTCCTCTTCCAGTACAACGTCTTCATCCCCGTCGTCGCCCAAGACTACCTCCATGTCGGCGAGACCCTCATGGGCCTCCTCGCCGCCGCTGACGGCATCGGCAAAGTCTCAGGCTCCATTGTCGCCAGCGTTCTGGTCGGCAAGATTAAACGCCACGGGCGAATCTACCTCTTAGGCTCCTTAGGCCTGTCACTGTCCCTCTTGGGCTTCGCCCTCTCTCCCTGGTATGCTCTCTCCTTCTTCCTTCTAGTAGCTTTAGGCTTCTCCCAGATAGGCTTCTCGACAATGCAAAGCGGCATAATCCTTATGTCCACCCCCACCAAGCTCCACGGTCGAGTCATGGGCGTCCAGCAGTTGGCCGTCGGCACCGGCCAGTTGGGCAGCCTTGAGCTTGGCGCTATGGTGGCCCTCATAGGCGTGCCTGCCACTCTCGCCGTCAACGCCGCTGTCGCCATCCTTCTCCTGGGCCTCATCGCTGTCTTCATGCCTGCCCTCCGGCGTCCCCTTCAGCGCCTCCCAGACGAACCGCAGCCCCCAGTGCCCTCAACACCCTCGGGGCGGGGGCCGAGCGAAGTCCTTCGGCAGAAGGCGGATAGAGTCGAGGGCCCTGCCGCGCCGTGTCCTACTGACGTCAACTAA
- a CDS encoding C2H2-type zinc finger protein: MREQEMNQGQGGMNQWKCEKCGASFTNQEELDKHNSIHVEEEETSKAGAGGTGGARGEMEGGGNREMS; the protein is encoded by the coding sequence GTGAGAGAACAAGAGATGAATCAGGGCCAGGGAGGCATGAACCAGTGGAAATGCGAGAAGTGCGGCGCGAGCTTCACAAATCAGGAAGAGCTCGACAAGCACAATAGCATCCACGTGGAGGAGGAGGAGACCAGTAAGGCGGGAGCCGGAGGAACGGGCGGCGCACGCGGCGAGATGGAGGGCGGCGGCAATAGGGAGATGAGCTAG